Proteins from a single region of Corvus hawaiiensis isolate bCorHaw1 chromosome 6, bCorHaw1.pri.cur, whole genome shotgun sequence:
- the DLL4 gene encoding delta-like protein 4 isoform X2: MTALRIFGLTFLLTILQQRVAGSGVFQLELHEFVNSHGSLASGKPCSPHCRTFFRVCLKHFQAVVSPGSCTFGSIITPVLGINSFSIKDTERFDSPIKLPFNFTWPGTFSLIIQAWHAPANYLPEGSRPPPEEWLISQVSIQRSLSVGEDWSQDVHQGPLTQLRYSYRVVCSENYYGESCSRLCKRRDDRFGHYVCAADGSLACLPGWAGEYCTDPICLAGCTEQNGYCNRPGECICRPGWQGRYCDECIPHIGCRHGTCKTQWQCICDEGWGGLFCDQDLNYCTHHRPCKNGATCMNTGQGSYTCACKPGFTGVDCEHEISECDSNPCRNGGSCTDMENGYHCLCPPGYYGTHCEHSALTCVDSPCFNGGTCLEKEQGASYTCVCPFGFTGSNCEKKVDRCTSNPCANDGSCFYLGQFRVCRCRAGFSGQKCEININDCARNPCSNGGTCHDLINDYTCTCMPGYSGRNCDIKTRDECASGPCENGGTCYSGLYSANFVCYCPSGFMGNRCELPVYSVPVTLPPKPVPWIAISMGVGLVALLILFCMIAMVIRQMRMHPEQELETMNNLSDFQKDNLIPASQLKNTNKNKDLEVDCGLEKSNYKPKNHKLDYNLVKDLTSRGTPEDKYYKSEKCLGEKSPLRLHSEKPECRISAICSPRDSMYQSVFVITEERNECIIATEV, translated from the exons ATGACAGCCTTGCGCATCTTTGGCTTGACGTTTCTGTTAACGATTTTGCAGCAG AGGGTGGCCGGCTCCGGCGTCTTCCAGCTGGAGCTACACGAATTCGTGAATAGCCACGGGTCTCTGGCCAGCGGGAAGCCCTGCTCCCCCCACTGCAGGACCTTCTTTCGTGTTTGTTTGAAGCATTTTCAGGCAGTGGTTTCCCCAGGCTCCTGCACTTTCGGCAGCATCATCACCCCGGTTCTGGGAATAAACTCCTTCAGCATCAAGGATACAGAGAGATTTGACAGCCCCATTAAGCTGCCCTTTAACTTCACGTGGCCG GGAACCTTCTCCCTGATCATCCAGGCCTGGCACGCGCCTGCCAACTACCTGCCGGAAG GCTCCCGGCCGCCCCCAGAGGAGTGGCTCATCAGCCAGGTGTCGATCCAGCGGTCGCTGTCGGTGGGCGAGGACTGGTCGCAGGATGTGCATCAGGGCCCGCTGACCCAGCTGCGCTACTCCTACCGCGTGGTCTGCAGTGAGAACTACTACGGCGAGAGCTGCTCCCGCCTCTGCAAGCGCCGCGACGACCGCTTCGGGCACTACGTGTGTGCGGCGGACGGGAGCCTGGCCTGCCTGCCCGGCTGGGCCGGCGAGTACTGTACCGACC CCATCTGTCTGGCTGGATGTACTGAACAGAATGGATATTGCAACAGGCCTGGAGAATGCAT CTGCCGTCCTGGTTGGCAAGGCCGCTACTGTGATGAATGCATCCCCCATATAGGCTGCCGTCACGGGACTTGTAAAACACAATGGCAGTGCATTTGTGATGAAGGATGGGGTGGCCTCTTCTGTGATCAAG ATCTGAACTACTGCACTCACCACAGACCATGCAAAAATGGAGCAACTTGCATGAACACTGGCCAGGGCAGCTACACGTGTGCATGCAAACCCGGCTTTACCGGCGTCGACTGCGAACACGAGATCAGCGAGTGCGACAGCAATCCCTGTAGGAACGGCGGTAGTTGCACG GATATGGAGAACGGTTATCACTGCCTGTGCCCCCCTGGCTACTATGGCACTCACTGTGAGCACAGTGCTCTGACGTGTGTAGATTCTCCGTGCTTCAACGGTGGCACATGCTTGGAAAAGGAGCAAGGGGCCAGCTACACCTGCGTTTGCCCTTTCGGCTTCACAGGGtcaaactgtgaaaaaaaagtaGACAGGTGCACAAGCAACCCGTGTGCAAATG atggTAGTTGCTTTTACCTCGGGCAGTTTCGTGTGTGCCGCTGTCGGGCTGGTTTCTCTGGTCAGAAATGTGAGATAAACATCAATGATTGTGCCAGAAACCCATGTTCCAATGGGGGAACTTGTCATGATCTAATCAACGATTACACTTGCACATGCATGCCAGGCTACAGTGGCAGGAACTGTGACATCAAAACCAGAGATGAATGTGCTTCTGGGCCATGTGAGAATGGAGGCACATGCTACAGTGGACTTTATAGTGCCAATTTTGTGTGCTACTGTCCTTCTGGCTTCATGGGCAACCGCTGTGAATTGCCAGTTTATTCAGTGCCCGTTACACTTCCTCCTAAACCAGTCCCCTGGATTGCTATATCCATGGGGGTGGGGCTGGTGGCTTTGCTCATACTATTCTGCATGATAGCAATGGTCATCAGGCAGATGAGGATGCACCCAGAGCAGGAGTTGGAGACGATGAACAACCTGTCTGACTTCCAGAAGGACAATCTCATTCCAGCTTCCCAGCTGAAAAAcaccaataaaaataaagaccTTGAAGTGGACTGTGGGCTGGAGAAATCAAACTACAAACCCAAGAACCATAAACTGGACTACAATCTGGTAAAAGACCTGACAAGTAGAGGGACACCGGAAGATAAATATTACAAAAGTGAAAAGTGTTTAGGAGAGAAGTCTCCCCTCCGACTACACAG TGAAAAGCCAGAATGCAGAATATCAGCGATATGCTCTCCAAGGGATTCAATGTACCAGTCTGTCTTTGTGATaacagaagaaaggaatgagTGCATCATAGCCACAGAG GTATAA
- the DLL4 gene encoding delta-like protein 4 isoform X1 produces MTALRIFGLTFLLTILQQRVAGSGVFQLELHEFVNSHGSLASGKPCSPHCRTFFRVCLKHFQAVVSPGSCTFGSIITPVLGINSFSIKDTERFDSPIKLPFNFTWPGTFSLIIQAWHAPANYLPEGSRPPPEEWLISQVSIQRSLSVGEDWSQDVHQGPLTQLRYSYRVVCSENYYGESCSRLCKRRDDRFGHYVCAADGSLACLPGWAGEYCTDPICLAGCTEQNGYCNRPGECICRPGWQGRYCDECIPHIGCRHGTCKTQWQCICDEGWGGLFCDQDLNYCTHHRPCKNGATCMNTGQGSYTCACKPGFTGVDCEHEISECDSNPCRNGGSCTDMENGYHCLCPPGYYGTHCEHSALTCVDSPCFNGGTCLEKEQGASYTCVCPFGFTGSNCEKKVDRCTSNPCANDGSCFYLGQFRVCRCRAGFSGQKCEININDCARNPCSNGGTCHDLINDYTCTCMPGYSGRNCDIKTRDECASGPCENGGTCYSGLYSANFVCYCPSGFMGNRCELPVYSVPVTLPPKPVPWIAISMGVGLVALLILFCMIAMVIRQMRMHPEQELETMNNLSDFQKDNLIPASQLKNTNKNKDLEVDCGLEKSNYKPKNHKLDYNLVKDLTSRGTPEDKYYKSEKCLGEKSPLRLHSEKPECRISAICSPRDSMYQSVFVITEERNECIIATEVSKYTGG; encoded by the exons ATGACAGCCTTGCGCATCTTTGGCTTGACGTTTCTGTTAACGATTTTGCAGCAG AGGGTGGCCGGCTCCGGCGTCTTCCAGCTGGAGCTACACGAATTCGTGAATAGCCACGGGTCTCTGGCCAGCGGGAAGCCCTGCTCCCCCCACTGCAGGACCTTCTTTCGTGTTTGTTTGAAGCATTTTCAGGCAGTGGTTTCCCCAGGCTCCTGCACTTTCGGCAGCATCATCACCCCGGTTCTGGGAATAAACTCCTTCAGCATCAAGGATACAGAGAGATTTGACAGCCCCATTAAGCTGCCCTTTAACTTCACGTGGCCG GGAACCTTCTCCCTGATCATCCAGGCCTGGCACGCGCCTGCCAACTACCTGCCGGAAG GCTCCCGGCCGCCCCCAGAGGAGTGGCTCATCAGCCAGGTGTCGATCCAGCGGTCGCTGTCGGTGGGCGAGGACTGGTCGCAGGATGTGCATCAGGGCCCGCTGACCCAGCTGCGCTACTCCTACCGCGTGGTCTGCAGTGAGAACTACTACGGCGAGAGCTGCTCCCGCCTCTGCAAGCGCCGCGACGACCGCTTCGGGCACTACGTGTGTGCGGCGGACGGGAGCCTGGCCTGCCTGCCCGGCTGGGCCGGCGAGTACTGTACCGACC CCATCTGTCTGGCTGGATGTACTGAACAGAATGGATATTGCAACAGGCCTGGAGAATGCAT CTGCCGTCCTGGTTGGCAAGGCCGCTACTGTGATGAATGCATCCCCCATATAGGCTGCCGTCACGGGACTTGTAAAACACAATGGCAGTGCATTTGTGATGAAGGATGGGGTGGCCTCTTCTGTGATCAAG ATCTGAACTACTGCACTCACCACAGACCATGCAAAAATGGAGCAACTTGCATGAACACTGGCCAGGGCAGCTACACGTGTGCATGCAAACCCGGCTTTACCGGCGTCGACTGCGAACACGAGATCAGCGAGTGCGACAGCAATCCCTGTAGGAACGGCGGTAGTTGCACG GATATGGAGAACGGTTATCACTGCCTGTGCCCCCCTGGCTACTATGGCACTCACTGTGAGCACAGTGCTCTGACGTGTGTAGATTCTCCGTGCTTCAACGGTGGCACATGCTTGGAAAAGGAGCAAGGGGCCAGCTACACCTGCGTTTGCCCTTTCGGCTTCACAGGGtcaaactgtgaaaaaaaagtaGACAGGTGCACAAGCAACCCGTGTGCAAATG atggTAGTTGCTTTTACCTCGGGCAGTTTCGTGTGTGCCGCTGTCGGGCTGGTTTCTCTGGTCAGAAATGTGAGATAAACATCAATGATTGTGCCAGAAACCCATGTTCCAATGGGGGAACTTGTCATGATCTAATCAACGATTACACTTGCACATGCATGCCAGGCTACAGTGGCAGGAACTGTGACATCAAAACCAGAGATGAATGTGCTTCTGGGCCATGTGAGAATGGAGGCACATGCTACAGTGGACTTTATAGTGCCAATTTTGTGTGCTACTGTCCTTCTGGCTTCATGGGCAACCGCTGTGAATTGCCAGTTTATTCAGTGCCCGTTACACTTCCTCCTAAACCAGTCCCCTGGATTGCTATATCCATGGGGGTGGGGCTGGTGGCTTTGCTCATACTATTCTGCATGATAGCAATGGTCATCAGGCAGATGAGGATGCACCCAGAGCAGGAGTTGGAGACGATGAACAACCTGTCTGACTTCCAGAAGGACAATCTCATTCCAGCTTCCCAGCTGAAAAAcaccaataaaaataaagaccTTGAAGTGGACTGTGGGCTGGAGAAATCAAACTACAAACCCAAGAACCATAAACTGGACTACAATCTGGTAAAAGACCTGACAAGTAGAGGGACACCGGAAGATAAATATTACAAAAGTGAAAAGTGTTTAGGAGAGAAGTCTCCCCTCCGACTACACAG TGAAAAGCCAGAATGCAGAATATCAGCGATATGCTCTCCAAGGGATTCAATGTACCAGTCTGTCTTTGTGATaacagaagaaaggaatgagTGCATCATAGCCACAGAGGTAAGTAAGTACACAGGTGGATAG